A genomic segment from uncultured Marinifilum sp. encodes:
- a CDS encoding ABC-F family ATP-binding cassette domain-containing protein, translated as MISYLQVENLSKNYGDLTLFEGIHFGVGQGQKIALIAKNGTGKTSLLNIIAGLDSQDEGDITFRNDIKIAYLQQNPDLNNSNTILNEVFNSDDPVLSVIRDYERVIDENDEENMAEVLEKMDQYKAWDYENKVKQILSKLKITKLEQLIGELSGGQKKRIGLAKVLITDPDFLILDEPTNHLDLEMIEWLEEYLNKSKGTLLMVTHDRYFLDRVCNEIIEMDANSIYTYKGNYSYYLEKRAERIENTNAEVGKAQKLLKTEQEWMRRMPQARGTKAKYRIDAFYDLKKKAAAGFREDSMELDIKSARLGKKILELEGLYKNYGDLKILEDFSYKFQRGEKIGIVGKNGTGKSTFLNIITRNIEADSGKIEIGETVVYGYYKQDGITINENDRIIDVIKEIAESIDLGNGKVMSASQFLEYFLFPPKTQYNYVSKLSGGEKRRLYLMTVLMKNPNFLILDEPTNDLDIMTLNILEEYLMNFKGCLIIVSHDRYFMDKVVDQMFVFEGKGKIRNFPGNYTIYRDTIDEEEKEQKKLEKPIKAKKEKPKSQSSNAAKKLSFKERKEFEQLELDLESLTKEKEELETAMSSGTLSNEDLLQKAGRIEDVINLIDEKEFRWLELSERA; from the coding sequence ATGATATCATATTTACAGGTTGAAAACCTTAGCAAAAATTACGGAGATCTAACATTATTTGAAGGAATTCACTTTGGCGTTGGGCAAGGACAAAAAATAGCTTTAATTGCAAAAAATGGAACAGGAAAAACTTCCCTTTTAAATATTATTGCAGGACTAGACTCTCAAGATGAAGGTGATATTACATTCCGTAATGATATCAAAATAGCATACCTACAACAAAATCCCGATTTAAATAATAGCAATACCATACTAAACGAAGTATTTAATTCAGATGATCCTGTGCTTTCTGTCATCAGAGATTACGAAAGAGTAATTGATGAAAATGATGAAGAAAATATGGCAGAGGTCCTAGAAAAAATGGATCAATATAAGGCTTGGGATTATGAAAATAAGGTGAAACAGATTCTTTCAAAATTAAAAATTACAAAATTAGAACAGCTTATTGGCGAACTTTCGGGAGGACAAAAAAAGAGAATTGGCCTGGCAAAAGTATTAATAACTGATCCTGATTTTTTAATTCTTGATGAGCCCACTAACCATCTGGATCTTGAAATGATTGAATGGCTGGAGGAATATCTTAACAAATCGAAGGGTACTTTGTTAATGGTAACTCACGATCGTTATTTTTTAGATCGTGTTTGCAACGAAATAATCGAGATGGATGCTAATTCGATATATACCTACAAGGGAAATTATTCCTATTATCTTGAAAAAAGAGCAGAGCGTATAGAAAACACAAATGCCGAAGTAGGAAAAGCTCAAAAACTGCTAAAAACAGAGCAGGAATGGATGCGAAGAATGCCTCAAGCTCGTGGAACAAAGGCTAAATACAGAATTGATGCTTTTTACGATTTAAAAAAGAAAGCTGCTGCCGGATTTAGAGAAGACAGTATGGAACTAGATATTAAATCGGCCCGACTGGGTAAAAAAATTCTGGAACTAGAAGGTTTATACAAAAACTATGGAGACCTGAAGATTCTTGAAGACTTTAGTTATAAATTTCAGCGAGGAGAAAAAATTGGTATTGTTGGTAAGAATGGAACCGGGAAATCGACCTTTTTAAATATTATTACCAGAAATATTGAAGCTGATTCGGGTAAAATAGAAATTGGCGAAACCGTTGTTTACGGATATTATAAACAAGACGGAATTACAATTAACGAAAACGATAGGATTATTGATGTTATTAAGGAAATTGCAGAATCTATCGATCTGGGAAATGGGAAAGTTATGTCGGCATCTCAGTTTTTAGAGTACTTCCTTTTCCCTCCTAAAACACAATATAACTACGTATCGAAACTTAGTGGCGGTGAAAAACGTCGTTTGTATTTGATGACAGTTTTAATGAAAAATCCGAATTTCCTTATTTTAGATGAGCCAACCAACGATTTGGATATTATGACCCTAAATATTTTAGAAGAATATCTGATGAACTTTAAGGGCTGTTTAATTATTGTTTCGCACGACAGATATTTTATGGATAAAGTTGTTGACCAGATGTTCGTATTCGAGGGAAAGGGAAAAATTAGAAATTTTCCTGGCAATTACACCATTTATCGCGATACAATTGATGAAGAAGAGAAAGAGCAAAAAAAATTAGAAAAACCTATTAAAGCAAAAAAAGAAAAACCTAAATCACAATCAAGCAATGCAGCAAAAAAACTTAGTTTTAAAGAAAGAAAAGAATTTGAACAATTAGAACTAGATTTAGAAAGCCTTACTAAGGAAAAAGAAGAGCTGGAAACAGCTATGAGCTCAGGAACACTTTCGAACGAAGATTTATTACAAAAAGCAGGTAGAATTGAAGACGTTATCAATTTAATTGATGAAAAAGAATTTCGCTGGCTAGAGCTAAGCGAAAGAGCTTAA
- a CDS encoding YfcC family protein — MFKKIPHTYVIVFAIVVLSALLTWIIPGGEFDRTIVNVNGTDREVIVQDSYHQIESQGQSWEIFSSFFKGFVDKADIIMFILVIGGAFWIMNASKSIDVGIYSFLKFTQKLEKNKAIRKIGVNNIILTLIMLVFSAFGATFGMSEETIAFTIIFVPMAIKMGYDSIVGVAICFVAAGLGFAGALLNPFTIGIAQGLSNLPLFSGIEYRLFCWLVINFIGFAFILRYAAKVRKNPKSSLVYTDDDYWRKHHDTDMEAIEFYTPKSAWLTYFILLVSMIVFSFYYPQSTLKIGNSETTTYVLPIITALFALMGFFSLRKSVHFFILNLLLFTIIYLIVGVMGYGWYIMEIATLFFAMGIFSGIAFSNTANEITHLFLDGARDILSAAMIVGLAGGILIVLQEGNVIDSILYYISQSMNDFGKMASVSIMYLIQNIINIIIPSGSAKAALTMPMMSQFSDLIGVSRQATVMAFQFGDGFTNMITPTSGVLIGVLGVAKIPYEKWVKWIGGFMVILLLLGLLLLIPTVSMELNGF, encoded by the coding sequence ATGTTTAAGAAAATACCACACACTTATGTTATTGTTTTTGCAATAGTCGTGCTATCTGCACTCTTAACCTGGATTATTCCGGGAGGAGAATTCGACAGAACCATTGTAAATGTTAATGGAACCGATAGAGAAGTTATCGTTCAGGATTCCTATCATCAAATCGAAAGTCAGGGACAAAGCTGGGAGATTTTCTCTTCTTTTTTCAAAGGATTTGTCGATAAGGCCGATATTATCATGTTTATTTTGGTTATTGGTGGTGCTTTTTGGATTATGAATGCCAGCAAATCGATTGATGTTGGTATTTATTCCTTCCTAAAATTCACACAAAAACTCGAAAAAAATAAAGCTATTCGTAAAATTGGTGTCAATAACATTATTCTAACTTTAATAATGCTGGTGTTTAGTGCCTTTGGAGCCACTTTTGGAATGAGCGAAGAAACCATTGCTTTTACCATTATATTTGTACCTATGGCAATAAAAATGGGCTACGATTCTATTGTAGGAGTAGCCATTTGTTTTGTTGCTGCAGGTTTAGGATTTGCCGGAGCTCTTTTAAACCCTTTTACCATTGGTATTGCTCAGGGGTTATCAAATTTACCTCTTTTTTCGGGCATAGAATATCGCTTATTTTGCTGGCTTGTAATTAATTTTATCGGCTTTGCATTTATTTTAAGATATGCTGCTAAAGTTCGCAAAAACCCAAAATCTTCTTTAGTTTACACCGACGATGATTACTGGAGAAAGCATCATGATACCGATATGGAAGCAATAGAATTTTATACGCCAAAATCGGCTTGGCTAACCTATTTTATTCTGTTGGTGAGTATGATCGTATTTTCTTTTTACTATCCGCAAAGCACATTAAAAATTGGTAATTCGGAAACAACAACTTATGTTTTGCCTATAATAACAGCTTTATTTGCATTAATGGGCTTCTTTTCCCTGCGTAAATCTGTTCACTTCTTTATTCTAAACTTATTATTATTCACAATTATTTACCTAATTGTAGGTGTAATGGGATATGGTTGGTATATCATGGAAATTGCTACCCTGTTTTTTGCTATGGGTATTTTCTCGGGAATTGCATTTAGTAATACAGCCAATGAAATTACTCACTTATTTCTCGACGGAGCTAGAGACATTCTATCTGCTGCTATGATTGTTGGGCTAGCGGGAGGAATTCTAATTGTTCTTCAAGAAGGAAATGTGATTGATTCGATTCTTTATTATATCTCACAATCGATGAACGATTTTGGTAAAATGGCGTCGGTTTCTATCATGTATCTTATTCAAAATATAATTAATATCATTATACCTTCGGGATCGGCAAAAGCTGCTCTCACAATGCCAATGATGTCGCAATTTTCCGATTTAATAGGTGTATCGAGACAAGCTACAGTAATGGCTTTTCAGTTTGGAGATGGATTTACAAATATGATTACACCAACATCAGGCGTATTAATTGGAGTACTTGGTGTTGCAAAAATACCTTACGAAAAATGGGTGAAATGGATTGGTGGTTTTATGGTAATATTATTATTATTAGGCTTACTACTACTAATTCCAACTGTAAGTATGGAATTAAACGGATTTTAA
- the gmk gene encoding guanylate kinase, translating into MSGKLFIFSAPSGSGKTTIVRHLLQQNLNLEFSISATSREKRGSEIDGKDYYFLSAEDFKQKIAKDEFLEWEEVYEGCFYGTLKSEVERIRNKGNNVIFDVDVVGGINIKKYYKNDALAVFVQPPSIKELENRLRNRNTDSEEVIAKRVKKFAFELDFAPQFDKVIINDKLEDALKEAEFTLKNFINQ; encoded by the coding sequence ATGTCCGGGAAACTATTCATATTTTCAGCTCCAAGCGGATCGGGAAAAACAACAATTGTTCGTCATTTATTACAACAAAATTTAAATTTAGAATTCTCAATATCGGCTACAAGCCGAGAGAAAAGAGGTAGCGAAATAGATGGCAAAGATTATTACTTTTTAAGTGCAGAAGACTTTAAGCAAAAAATTGCCAAGGATGAATTTCTAGAATGGGAAGAAGTATACGAAGGTTGTTTTTACGGAACATTAAAAAGTGAAGTGGAACGAATTCGTAACAAAGGCAATAATGTTATTTTCGATGTTGATGTTGTTGGAGGAATCAATATAAAAAAATACTATAAAAACGATGCACTTGCTGTTTTTGTTCAGCCTCCTTCGATAAAAGAACTGGAAAACCGATTAAGAAACAGAAATACCGATAGCGAGGAAGTTATTGCAAAAAGAGTTAAAAAATTTGCTTTCGAGTTAGATTTTGCCCCTCAGTTTGATAAAGTTATAATTAATGACAAACTTGAAGATGCACTAAAAGAAGCAGAGTTTACTTTAAAAAACTTTATAAATCAATAA
- the nth gene encoding endonuclease III, with protein MRKKERFEKIISWFQKNMPIAETELEYTNPYELLVAVILSAQCTDKRVNQITPPLFEKYPTAFDLSHATQENIFDYIRSCSYPNNKAKHLLGMAKMLVEDFKEIVPDDIKELQKLPGVGRKTANVIASVVYDKPAMAVDTHVFRVSERLGLTTNSKTPLETEKELVKYIPEELIATAHHWLILHGRYVCLARKPKCKPCGLKSYCRLYQREEKKQAKIK; from the coding sequence ATGCGTAAAAAAGAAAGATTCGAAAAAATTATATCCTGGTTTCAGAAAAATATGCCTATTGCCGAAACAGAATTAGAGTATACAAATCCTTATGAGTTATTGGTTGCGGTAATTTTGTCGGCTCAGTGTACCGATAAAAGAGTAAATCAAATTACTCCGCCATTATTCGAAAAATATCCTACAGCTTTCGATTTGTCACATGCTACTCAGGAAAATATATTTGATTATATACGTTCTTGTTCTTATCCTAATAACAAGGCAAAACATTTATTGGGAATGGCAAAAATGCTGGTCGAAGATTTTAAAGAAATTGTTCCCGACGATATTAAAGAATTACAAAAATTGCCAGGTGTAGGTAGAAAAACAGCGAATGTAATTGCCTCGGTTGTTTACGATAAACCTGCAATGGCTGTAGATACTCATGTTTTCCGTGTGTCGGAGCGATTGGGTTTAACAACAAACTCAAAAACTCCTTTGGAGACAGAAAAGGAACTGGTAAAGTACATTCCCGAAGAATTGATAGCTACTGCTCATCATTGGTTGATTTTACATGGTAGATATGTTTGTTTGGCTCGAAAACCAAAATGTAAGCCTTGTGGTTTGAAAAGTTATTGTAGGCTTTATCAGCGGGAAGAAAAGAAGCAAGCAAAGATAAAATAG
- a CDS encoding YicC/YloC family endoribonuclease, which yields MLISMTGFGKATLELENKKVSIEIKSLNSKQLDINTRIPNLYKEKDLILRNEIKNKLERGKVELSIFIESVGTDKETKINKPIVEAYYNQLSDLSAELGIPMEQEPILQTIVRLPDALKTEHQELDEEEWNNIFNGFKSAVKDLNAFRKQEGDALEEDIFARIGNIEKLLQEVPQFESERIETVKTRINDNLNDFVEKQNVDKNRFEQEIIYYLEKLDITEEKVRLANHCKYFIETASNGHSIGKKLGFIAQEIGREINTLGSKANNSSIQKIVIQMKDELEKIKEQLLNVL from the coding sequence ATGTTAATATCGATGACAGGCTTTGGTAAAGCCACTCTCGAATTGGAAAACAAAAAGGTTTCCATCGAAATAAAATCCCTAAACAGCAAACAGCTGGACATTAATACTCGAATTCCTAATCTTTACAAAGAGAAAGATTTAATTCTGAGAAATGAAATCAAAAATAAACTTGAAAGAGGTAAGGTTGAGCTCTCAATTTTTATTGAAAGTGTTGGAACTGATAAGGAGACAAAAATTAACAAACCTATTGTTGAAGCCTACTACAATCAACTTTCAGATTTATCTGCAGAGCTAGGGATTCCAATGGAACAGGAACCAATTCTTCAAACAATAGTTAGACTTCCTGATGCTCTTAAAACAGAACATCAAGAGCTAGATGAAGAAGAATGGAATAATATTTTTAATGGATTTAAATCGGCAGTTAAAGATTTAAATGCATTTAGAAAACAGGAAGGCGATGCACTAGAAGAAGATATTTTTGCTCGTATTGGTAATATTGAAAAGCTATTGCAAGAGGTTCCTCAATTCGAATCGGAAAGAATAGAAACCGTTAAAACAAGAATAAATGATAATCTGAACGATTTTGTTGAAAAGCAAAATGTTGATAAAAACAGATTTGAACAAGAAATTATTTATTATCTTGAAAAGCTGGACATTACAGAAGAAAAAGTTCGATTAGCTAATCACTGTAAATATTTTATCGAAACTGCCAGTAATGGACATTCGATTGGTAAAAAGCTTGGTTTTATTGCTCAGGAAATTGGTCGTGAGATTAACACTCTTGGATCGAAAGCTAATAACTCCAGTATCCAGAAAATTGTAATTCAGATGAAAGATGAATTAGAAAAAATAAAAGAACAACTACTTAACGTATTGTAA
- the nadD gene encoding nicotinate (nicotinamide) nucleotide adenylyltransferase, with amino-acid sequence MKIGLYFGSFNPIHIGHLAIANYMAEYSDLDQIWFVVSPQNPFKQKSSLLSDYHRLELVNRSIENYPRLKASNIEFALPKPSYTIDTLIYLKEKHPEYNFSLIMGSDNLKSFSKWKNYELILQNNDLYVYPRPGFKDDEIELKGNIHLVNAPLMEISSSFIREAIKDKKELPFFMPEAAYQYLKEMHFYEK; translated from the coding sequence ATGAAAATCGGATTGTACTTCGGATCATTTAACCCGATTCATATCGGTCATCTGGCAATTGCTAATTATATGGCTGAATATTCCGATTTGGATCAGATTTGGTTTGTAGTGAGCCCACAAAATCCTTTTAAACAAAAAAGTAGTTTATTAAGCGATTATCATCGCCTCGAATTGGTAAACCGATCTATTGAAAATTACCCCAGACTAAAAGCCTCTAATATTGAGTTTGCTTTACCAAAACCTTCCTACACAATTGATACACTTATTTATTTGAAGGAAAAACATCCGGAATATAACTTCTCCTTAATTATGGGTTCCGACAATTTAAAAAGCTTCTCGAAGTGGAAGAATTATGAATTGATTTTACAAAACAATGACTTATATGTGTATCCGCGACCAGGTTTTAAAGATGATGAAATAGAATTAAAAGGAAATATTCATCTGGTAAATGCTCCACTTATGGAAATCTCATCGAGCTTTATTAGAGAAGCCATAAAAGATAAAAAAGAGCTTCCTTTCTTTATGCCCGAGGCGGCATACCAATATCTTAAAGAGATGCATTTTTACGAAAAGTAG
- the zupT gene encoding zinc transporter ZupT codes for MEFEFSTVAIAFGMTLFAGLATGIGSAIAFFAKRTNTKFLALSLGFSAGVMIYVSLVEIFQKAKDALIIDHGKTAGTWYTVLSFFGGILFIAIIDKLIPSFENPHEVKKIEDLDEAKLKNKKLMRMGMFSALAIAIHNFPEGLATFAAALADPTIAIPIAVAIAIHNIPEGIAVSVPIYYATGSKKKAFLLSFSSGLAEPVGALIGFILIYTVLGINNTIFGVLFGAVAGIMVFISLDELLPTAEEYGEHHIAIYGLIAGMAVMAVSLLLFL; via the coding sequence ATGGAATTTGAATTTTCTACTGTAGCTATAGCATTTGGAATGACTCTATTTGCAGGACTTGCCACTGGAATAGGTAGTGCTATTGCTTTTTTTGCCAAACGTACCAATACTAAATTTTTAGCATTATCTCTGGGATTTTCGGCTGGCGTAATGATTTATGTATCACTTGTAGAGATATTTCAAAAGGCTAAAGATGCTCTCATTATAGATCATGGAAAAACAGCTGGCACATGGTATACCGTACTTTCATTTTTTGGAGGAATTTTATTTATTGCAATCATCGATAAATTAATTCCATCATTCGAGAATCCACATGAGGTAAAGAAAATTGAAGATCTCGACGAAGCAAAACTAAAAAACAAAAAACTAATGAGAATGGGAATGTTCTCGGCTCTGGCAATTGCAATTCACAATTTTCCGGAAGGTTTAGCAACATTTGCTGCTGCCTTAGCCGATCCAACAATAGCAATTCCTATTGCAGTAGCCATAGCTATTCACAATATTCCTGAAGGAATTGCCGTTTCCGTTCCTATTTATTATGCTACAGGCAGTAAAAAGAAAGCATTCCTATTATCTTTCTCATCGGGATTAGCAGAACCTGTTGGAGCTTTAATCGGATTTATTCTTATTTATACAGTATTAGGTATAAACAATACAATTTTTGGTGTTTTATTTGGAGCCGTTGCCGGAATTATGGTTTTTATATCCTTAGATGAATTATTACCAACAGCAGAAGAATATGGAGAACATCATATTGCAATTTATGGATTGATTGCCGGAATGGCAGTTATGGCAGTTAGCTTATTGTTGTTCCTGTAA
- a CDS encoding MATE family efflux transporter has translation MKDFTSGNVSKLIFNFTLPMLLGNVFQQLYNVVDSIIVGKVLGKEALASVGASFPIIFTLIALLIGIGSGFSIVISQYYGAKNINNVKRAIDTMYIFLLVAGLVSSIFGIYFSEELFVLLQLPNELIPQATSYLNVYMAGMVLFFGFSGTSSVLRGLGDSKTPLYFLILASLFNIAFDILFVMVFKWGIAGAAWATVIAQGGAFISGIIYLNRTHKIIKFSLFKLVFDKELFIKSLKIGLPSGIQHTFVALGMMALLGIVNTFGTDVIAAYTAAGRIDSLAMMPAMNFSQAVAAFVGQNLGANKIERVRKGFKATFLMSNFFCILMTAIIIIFGSQFMKLFTTDTNVIAIGEKYLIIVSSFYLLFSTMFTTNGVLRGAGDTLIPMFITLFSLWVVRIPVSYILSSKIGETGIWWSIPIGWSMGTIFSYLYYKTGKWKTKSVISHTA, from the coding sequence ATGAAAGATTTTACATCAGGAAACGTAAGTAAACTTATTTTTAACTTTACCCTACCCATGTTATTGGGCAATGTATTTCAACAACTTTATAATGTTGTTGACAGTATTATTGTGGGTAAAGTTTTAGGCAAAGAGGCACTTGCATCGGTAGGAGCTTCGTTTCCTATTATTTTTACATTAATAGCATTACTAATTGGCATTGGATCGGGGTTCTCAATTGTAATTTCTCAGTATTACGGGGCAAAAAATATTAATAATGTTAAACGTGCTATCGACACCATGTATATTTTTCTATTGGTGGCCGGATTAGTATCTAGTATTTTTGGCATTTATTTTAGCGAAGAACTTTTCGTACTATTGCAACTACCAAACGAATTAATTCCTCAAGCTACCAGCTACTTAAATGTATATATGGCAGGAATGGTTCTTTTTTTTGGATTTAGTGGAACCAGCTCTGTTCTTCGTGGACTCGGCGACTCAAAAACTCCTCTTTACTTTCTTATTTTAGCCTCACTTTTTAATATTGCATTCGATATATTGTTTGTTATGGTTTTTAAATGGGGAATTGCCGGCGCAGCTTGGGCCACCGTTATTGCTCAGGGAGGTGCTTTTATAAGCGGAATAATTTACTTAAACAGAACTCATAAAATCATAAAATTCTCTCTTTTTAAATTGGTATTTGATAAAGAGTTATTTATTAAAAGTTTAAAAATAGGATTACCATCGGGTATTCAGCATACTTTTGTAGCCTTGGGTATGATGGCACTTTTAGGAATCGTAAACACATTTGGTACCGATGTAATTGCTGCATATACTGCAGCAGGCAGAATAGATTCTTTGGCCATGATGCCTGCAATGAATTTTTCGCAAGCAGTAGCTGCCTTTGTTGGTCAGAATTTAGGTGCCAACAAAATAGAAAGAGTAAGAAAAGGATTTAAAGCAACCTTTCTAATGTCGAACTTTTTCTGCATACTCATGACTGCAATTATTATTATATTCGGGAGTCAGTTTATGAAATTATTTACCACAGACACTAATGTTATTGCAATTGGAGAAAAATATCTGATTATTGTAAGTTCGTTTTATCTTTTATTCTCTACAATGTTTACAACAAATGGAGTTTTACGAGGAGCTGGCGACACCTTAATTCCAATGTTTATTACCTTATTTTCCCTTTGGGTAGTCCGTATTCCTGTATCTTATATCCTATCTTCGAAAATAGGAGAAACAGGTATTTGGTGGTCTATTCCTATTGGATGGTCGATGGGAACAATTTTCTCTTATTTGTACTATAAAACCGGAAAATGGAAAACTAAATCGGTGATTTCACATACAGCCTAA